A window from Roseburia sp. 499 encodes these proteins:
- a CDS encoding PH domain-containing protein, which yields MEFKQLHKKALYCMYVSTFITTLITLAVLTAILHFTSLFSKPFVPIAFVIILALSTINCLISPFFRYRRYRYAIDEECIYIREGFLWITETIVPLERLHKIAMSQGPIDRFFGLTKVVVTTAGGDADISFLGYETGQSITDSLKKKINTIALEENYGE from the coding sequence ATGGAATTTAAACAATTACACAAAAAAGCTTTGTACTGCATGTATGTTTCAACCTTTATTACCACGCTTATTACACTTGCTGTTTTAACTGCAATACTACACTTCACATCCTTATTTTCCAAACCCTTTGTTCCGATTGCTTTTGTAATCATTTTAGCACTGTCCACCATAAATTGTCTTATTAGCCCATTTTTCCGCTACCGCCGTTACCGCTATGCCATTGACGAGGAGTGCATCTACATTAGGGAAGGCTTTTTATGGATTACAGAGACTATTGTTCCGTTGGAAAGACTTCATAAAATTGCCATGTCTCAAGGCCCCATCGACCGTTTCTTCGGCCTTACTAAAGTCGTTGTTACCACAGCCGGAGGAGATGCTGACATAAGTTTTCTGGGATACGAAACCGGCCAGTCCATTACGGATTCCCTAAAGAAAAAGATAAACACAATTGCCTTGGAGGAAAATTATGGAGAATAA
- a CDS encoding PH domain-containing protein — MENNKMRCHFSIIFEKAGSFLVFWLILVANKIDDIIEVITAPDFSIKSIPYILPVCLGLTLLLLIILGYQFLVWRKTFIYLDGDTFVVERNTLNRQKSTFAISSLANINLEQNLLERLIGTYRLKLDTDSFSTADSTDVSIVLSASNATALKEELLTLMKKEPLSETVTVSGETENASPETITYASTKEVLSHCFFSIPTRLLFLTFAVIIGVPLYLYLNNISIRHFIIDDIAGSSGNLLAVFLLVITYGYSFAKQLLSFYHFRCFRQGNDIRIQYGFLKNQDFTIPLKRINAIQISQPPLSRLTGRMQAQLICIGVGDSETEKPQLTLCMKKEKFYTHMQELLPEFSTEAIQEIHKLPKGSATSYFISCLSLLLLFSVGYWGGTALFGTKVPGKMPLCICYGITVFLIILYQFLHYFSLGTEIEEKQLVIHSGSFRKEIWLIPYHKIQYVDLQQNPVSRLFQIAKGKVHILASLGNSTVSLPFTSLSKINELKEELLN; from the coding sequence ATGGAGAATAACAAAATGCGCTGTCATTTCAGCATTATATTTGAAAAGGCCGGAAGCTTTCTTGTCTTCTGGCTCATTCTTGTGGCAAATAAAATAGATGATATCATTGAGGTTATTACCGCACCGGATTTCAGCATAAAATCCATACCTTACATTCTGCCAGTCTGTTTGGGACTTACACTCTTACTTTTGATTATCCTTGGATATCAGTTTCTGGTATGGCGAAAGACTTTTATCTATCTGGACGGAGACACATTTGTAGTAGAGCGAAATACCTTAAATCGCCAAAAAAGTACTTTTGCCATTTCCAGCCTTGCAAATATCAATCTGGAGCAAAACCTCCTGGAACGCCTAATAGGAACTTATCGTTTGAAGCTGGATACCGATAGTTTTTCCACCGCAGATTCTACTGATGTCTCTATCGTGCTTTCTGCTTCAAATGCAACTGCCCTAAAAGAGGAGTTATTGACACTCATGAAAAAGGAACCTCTATCCGAAACTGTCACAGTTTCCGGGGAAACGGAAAACGCTTCTCCAGAAACTATAACCTATGCCTCTACCAAAGAAGTGCTTTCCCATTGTTTTTTCAGTATCCCCACCAGGCTCCTCTTTCTTACTTTTGCTGTTATCATTGGAGTTCCGCTTTACTTATATTTAAATAATATTTCTATACGACATTTTATAATAGATGATATTGCTGGTTCTTCCGGAAATCTTCTTGCTGTTTTTTTGTTGGTAATTACTTATGGATATTCTTTTGCCAAACAACTATTATCATTCTATCATTTCCGCTGCTTTCGCCAGGGAAATGACATTCGAATTCAGTATGGTTTCCTAAAAAATCAGGACTTTACCATTCCCTTGAAGCGTATCAATGCAATTCAGATATCTCAACCGCCACTCTCCCGCCTTACCGGACGGATGCAGGCACAGCTTATTTGTATTGGTGTAGGCGACTCCGAGACTGAAAAGCCACAGCTTACTCTTTGCATGAAAAAAGAAAAATTTTATACACATATGCAAGAATTATTGCCGGAGTTTTCCACAGAAGCGATTCAAGAAATCCACAAATTGCCGAAGGGTTCCGCAACTTCCTACTTCATTTCCTGCCTATCTTTGCTCTTACTATTTAGCGTAGGATATTGGGGGGGAACCGCTTTATTTGGAACCAAAGTTCCTGGCAAAATGCCTCTTTGCATTTGTTACGGAATTACTGTTTTCCTCATTATCCTATATCAATTCCTTCACTATTTTAGTCTTGGAACAGAAATAGAGGAAAAACAACTTGTCATTCACAGTGGTTCCTTTCGGAAGGAAATCTGGCTGATTCCCTACCATAAAATTCAGTATGTAGACCTTCAGCAGAATCCGGTATCACGCTTATTTCAGATTGCAAAGGGAAAAGTACACATTCTGGCATCATTAGGCAATAGCACAGTATCACTTCCCTTTACTTCTCTATCTAAAATTAATGAATTAAAAGAAGAGCTGTTGAATTAA
- a CDS encoding HD-GYP domain-containing protein, producing MQEIGAEKIRQFYKMYKESLRRQDHYESILYFLYMKPEQKEKWFCLLKEKSAFQREAFQKNNVCIREVILPFVQEGEGHREFTDEIADTFLDEIMKMAYEVTFDSLLTVEVLKKLIPYYTQKSNIEKQILSYFCLGYFGGFINDPQIRQEVYQCYQKVVSYRNQYGEIKDPVVRRAILASLFNRTNWDTEDDKDYNAIHMSHLMEAYEFYEAEKNKGRFNQNFDIASMQAILVDEICTELLKPGSENVVGKVRDIEEKYYQKLREKKERLGASEYYNYWKHERKQGKITEKEYYEKLYEYYREEPWQEIKRGEGYQYNDNNMVRMMPLFLPELFEGGEKYQFPWNEKLKDDVTWYYTSFPIDGNKAYVDRLIVYEIMELLPHYEQKEAMELYERVLLIRQGSTEIHVRGVAKLAVEVAGKIIDRKPEYVVGVLGCKTPEEVKRRKREILSFFRLGALHHDRGKLLISTTINMQLRKLTDQEFETIKKHPQYGLNGGDSYESLKQYYNIILGHHKYYNGEGGYPVEFDNRKCKDKFAIDLITICDCIDAATDSLGRNYMSDKTVRMVLEEMNEEKGVRYSPEIVDFIWADENLIESLEYIVTEEREEAYYQLYHRFASEKNQGKEELLN from the coding sequence ATGCAGGAAATCGGAGCAGAAAAGATACGTCAGTTTTACAAAATGTATAAAGAAAGTTTGCGCAGACAGGATCATTATGAAAGTATCCTGTATTTTCTGTATATGAAGCCGGAACAAAAGGAAAAATGGTTTTGTCTTTTAAAGGAAAAATCAGCCTTTCAGCGAGAAGCTTTTCAGAAAAATAATGTATGTATCCGGGAAGTGATTTTGCCTTTTGTGCAAGAGGGAGAAGGACACAGGGAATTTACAGATGAAATAGCAGATACTTTTTTGGATGAAATTATGAAGATGGCATATGAGGTCACCTTTGACAGTCTCCTTACGGTAGAGGTGTTAAAAAAGCTTATTCCATATTATACACAGAAGAGTAATATAGAAAAGCAGATTTTAAGCTATTTTTGTCTGGGATATTTTGGAGGATTTATCAATGATCCCCAGATACGTCAGGAAGTATATCAATGCTATCAGAAGGTGGTATCTTATCGGAATCAGTATGGAGAGATAAAAGACCCTGTAGTGAGAAGAGCAATCTTGGCTTCCCTGTTTAACCGGACAAATTGGGATACTGAGGATGACAAGGATTATAATGCCATTCATATGTCTCATTTAATGGAAGCGTATGAGTTTTATGAAGCGGAAAAAAATAAAGGGCGGTTTAATCAGAATTTTGATATTGCATCTATGCAGGCAATTTTAGTAGATGAAATATGTACAGAACTTTTGAAACCCGGAAGTGAAAATGTTGTTGGAAAAGTACGCGACATAGAGGAGAAATATTATCAAAAACTGCGGGAGAAGAAGGAACGGCTTGGGGCCAGTGAGTACTATAATTACTGGAAACATGAAAGAAAACAGGGGAAAATAACAGAAAAAGAATACTATGAGAAGCTATATGAATATTATAGAGAAGAGCCGTGGCAAGAGATAAAACGAGGAGAGGGGTATCAGTATAACGATAATAATATGGTGCGGATGATGCCGTTGTTTTTGCCGGAGTTATTTGAAGGGGGAGAAAAGTATCAGTTCCCTTGGAACGAGAAGTTGAAAGATGATGTAACTTGGTACTATACCAGTTTCCCGATTGATGGAAACAAAGCATATGTAGATAGGCTTATTGTATACGAAATCATGGAGTTGCTACCGCATTATGAGCAGAAGGAAGCTATGGAATTGTATGAAAGAGTATTGTTGATAAGACAAGGAAGTACAGAAATTCATGTGCGGGGAGTGGCGAAGCTGGCGGTAGAGGTTGCAGGAAAGATTATTGATAGAAAGCCGGAATATGTGGTAGGGGTATTAGGATGTAAGACCCCGGAAGAGGTAAAAAGACGAAAAAGAGAGATTCTTTCCTTCTTTCGACTCGGAGCATTGCATCATGATAGAGGAAAATTACTGATTAGTACTACGATTAATATGCAACTTCGAAAGCTGACAGACCAGGAATTTGAAACTATAAAGAAACATCCACAATATGGTTTGAATGGTGGAGATTCCTATGAAAGTCTGAAACAGTACTATAATATTATTCTGGGGCACCATAAGTATTATAATGGAGAGGGAGGATATCCTGTAGAGTTTGATAATCGGAAATGTAAGGACAAGTTTGCAATAGACTTGATAACGATATGTGACTGTATTGATGCGGCTACAGACAGCCTTGGAAGAAATTATATGAGTGATAAAACAGTTCGTATGGTTTTGGAGGAGATGAATGAGGAAAAGGGAGTAAGATATTCCCCTGAAATTGTAGATTTTATCTGGGCAGATGAGAATCTGATAGAAAGTCTGGAATATATTGTGACAGAAGAAAGGGAAGAAGCATATTATCAATTGTATCATCGATTTGCCAGTGAGAAAAATCAAGGAAAGGAAGAGTTGTTGAATTAA
- the hydG gene encoding [FeFe] hydrogenase H-cluster radical SAM maturase HydG encodes MYNVMSPKAEEFIDNQEILDSLEYAEKNKNNRELIDQILEKAKKRKGLSHKEAMVLLDCELEDKNQEIYALAEQIKKDFYGNRIVMFAPLYLSNYCINGCEYCPYHAKNKHIARKKLTQEEIVKEVTALQDMGHKRLALEAGEDPVNNPIEYILECIHTIYGIKHKNGAIRRVNVNIAATTVENYRKLKEAGIGTYILFQETYNKESYEKLHPTGPKHDYAYHTEAMDRAMEGGIDDVGLGVLFGLNNYRYDFVGILMHAEHLEVYKGVGPHTISVPRVRRADDIDPDVFDNGISDETFQKIVACIRIAVPYTGMIISTRESQACREKVLHLGVSQISGGSKTSVGGYAEPEPEEENSAQFDVSDNRTLDEVVKWLMEMDYVPSFCTACYREGRTGDRFMTLLKSGQIVNCCHPNALMTLKEYLEDYASPETKAVGDKLIEKELDVITNPKVKEKVIEYLANIHNGERDFRF; translated from the coding sequence ATGTACAATGTAATGTCACCAAAGGCAGAAGAATTTATTGACAATCAGGAAATTTTGGATTCCCTGGAGTATGCCGAGAAAAATAAGAACAATAGGGAATTGATTGACCAGATTTTAGAAAAGGCCAAAAAAAGAAAAGGACTGTCCCATAAGGAAGCAATGGTGCTTCTGGATTGTGAATTAGAGGACAAGAATCAAGAAATCTATGCGCTGGCAGAACAGATTAAAAAAGACTTTTACGGTAACCGTATTGTTATGTTTGCGCCATTGTATTTATCTAATTACTGTATCAATGGTTGTGAGTACTGTCCATATCATGCGAAAAACAAACACATTGCTCGTAAGAAATTGACTCAGGAGGAAATTGTAAAAGAAGTTACTGCACTACAGGATATGGGACATAAACGTCTGGCATTGGAAGCCGGAGAAGATCCGGTAAATAATCCGATTGAGTACATATTAGAGTGTATCCATACCATTTATGGTATTAAGCACAAGAACGGAGCAATCCGTCGTGTAAACGTAAATATTGCAGCAACTACAGTAGAGAATTATCGGAAACTGAAGGAAGCAGGAATTGGAACTTATATTTTATTCCAAGAGACCTACAATAAAGAGTCTTATGAAAAACTTCATCCAACCGGACCAAAGCATGATTATGCATATCATACGGAAGCTATGGACCGTGCCATGGAAGGTGGTATAGATGATGTAGGATTGGGAGTTTTGTTTGGGTTAAATAACTATCGTTATGATTTTGTGGGAATTCTTATGCATGCAGAGCACTTAGAAGTATACAAGGGCGTAGGGCCGCATACCATCAGTGTTCCAAGAGTACGTCGCGCAGACGATATCGATCCGGATGTATTTGATAATGGTATTTCAGACGAAACTTTCCAGAAGATTGTAGCATGTATTCGAATTGCAGTACCGTATACCGGAATGATTATTTCTACGCGGGAGTCTCAGGCCTGTCGTGAAAAAGTGCTTCATCTTGGCGTGTCCCAGATTAGTGGAGGTTCTAAGACAAGTGTTGGAGGATATGCAGAACCGGAACCGGAGGAAGAGAATTCCGCACAGTTTGATGTCAGCGACAATCGTACTTTAGACGAAGTGGTAAAATGGTTAATGGAGATGGATTATGTTCCGAGTTTCTGTACGGCATGTTACCGGGAAGGCAGAACGGGAGACCGTTTTATGACATTGCTAAAGAGTGGTCAGATTGTAAACTGCTGTCATCCGAATGCGTTGATGACCTTAAAAGAATATCTGGAAGACTATGCATCACCGGAAACAAAGGCAGTAGGGGATAAGTTGATTGAAAAGGAATTAGATGTCATTACCAATCCAAAGGTAAAGGAAAAGGTAATAGAATATCTGGCAAATATTCATAACGGAGAAAGAGATTTCAGATTCTAA
- the hydE gene encoding [FeFe] hydrogenase H-cluster radical SAM maturase HydE, with the protein MILELIDKLEQQHCLAKEEWTMLIAGRNEEAAAYLFEKARYWQHKYFGNKVYTRGLIEFTNYCKNDCYYCGIRRSNGKAERYRLTKEQILECCATGYELGFRTFVLQGGEDGWFTQEKLEDIVRTIKESFPDCALTLSVGERSFESYQRLFEAGADRYLLRHETAEDVHYRKLHPPELSSENRKQCLRNLKEIGYQTGTGFMVGSPGQTPEQLAEDMMFIHELQPHMVGIGPFVPHHETPFAEEVGGTVELTLFMIGLLRLMQPKLLLPSTTALGTIDPLGREKGIQAGANVVMPNLSPTSVRKKYELYDNKICTGDEAAECRMCLNRRMESIGYELVTDRGDYPDEDS; encoded by the coding sequence ATGATATTAGAATTAATTGATAAGTTGGAGCAGCAGCATTGTCTTGCCAAAGAAGAGTGGACTATGTTGATTGCCGGACGAAATGAAGAAGCGGCTGCATATCTTTTTGAAAAGGCACGTTATTGGCAGCATAAGTATTTTGGCAACAAGGTTTACACCAGAGGATTGATTGAGTTTACGAATTACTGCAAAAACGACTGTTATTATTGTGGTATCCGTAGAAGTAATGGAAAAGCAGAACGTTATCGACTGACGAAGGAACAAATTTTGGAATGCTGTGCCACCGGATATGAGCTTGGTTTTCGAACCTTTGTGCTTCAGGGTGGTGAGGATGGATGGTTTACCCAAGAGAAGCTGGAGGATATTGTAAGAACGATAAAAGAAAGTTTCCCGGATTGCGCATTGACATTGTCTGTGGGAGAACGTAGTTTTGAGAGTTATCAGCGTCTTTTTGAGGCGGGAGCAGACCGATACCTATTGCGCCATGAAACAGCGGAGGATGTCCATTATCGAAAATTGCATCCGCCGGAATTATCATCGGAAAATCGAAAACAGTGCCTTAGAAACTTAAAGGAAATTGGTTATCAGACCGGAACGGGATTCATGGTAGGAAGCCCCGGACAGACACCAGAGCAGCTGGCAGAAGATATGATGTTTATTCATGAATTACAGCCTCATATGGTGGGGATTGGACCATTTGTGCCGCACCATGAAACACCTTTTGCAGAAGAGGTAGGTGGAACGGTAGAATTAACGTTATTTATGATTGGTTTGTTGCGATTAATGCAGCCGAAATTGTTATTGCCGTCCACGACAGCACTTGGAACCATTGATCCATTGGGAAGAGAAAAAGGAATTCAGGCAGGAGCGAATGTCGTAATGCCGAATTTGTCACCTACGTCGGTACGGAAAAAATATGAACTTTATGATAATAAAATCTGTACCGGAGATGAAGCGGCAGAATGTCGTATGTGCCTCAATCGACGGATGGAAAGTATAGGATATGAGTTGGTAACAGACCGGGGCGATTACCCGGATGAAGATAGTTAG
- a CDS encoding DUF362 domain-containing protein — protein MEKSKVYFTNFKTSYTENIPDKLRRLILTAGIKDIDFKDHYAAIKIHFGELGNLAFLRPNYAKVVVDIVKELGGKAFLTDCNTLYVGSRKNALDHLDTAYENGFSPFSTGCHVIIADGLKGTDEALVPVEGGEYIKEAKIGQAVMDADIFISLTHFKGHEATGFGGALKNIGMGCGSRAGKMEMHSDGKPYVNQDKCVGCGACTKVCAHTGVTVTNKKASIDHSKCVGCGRCIGVCPKDAVQPGSSSSNDVLNYKIAEYSKAVCDGRPHFHISIICDVSPNCDCHAENDIPIIPDVGMFASFDPVALDMACADACNRQPVIAGSVLSDNKEKTHDEHHDHFHVTHPDTNWKSCVEHAEKIGLGSREYELIEI, from the coding sequence GTGGAAAAATCAAAAGTATATTTTACAAATTTTAAGACATCATATACGGAAAATATTCCGGATAAGCTAAGAAGGCTAATCTTGACAGCAGGAATCAAAGATATTGATTTTAAAGACCACTATGCAGCAATCAAAATACATTTCGGAGAATTGGGAAATCTTGCGTTCCTGCGACCGAACTATGCGAAAGTAGTAGTGGATATTGTAAAGGAACTGGGCGGAAAAGCATTTTTGACAGATTGTAATACGCTGTATGTAGGAAGTAGAAAAAATGCGCTGGATCATCTGGATACTGCGTATGAAAATGGATTCTCGCCTTTTTCTACGGGATGTCATGTTATCATAGCAGACGGATTAAAAGGAACCGATGAAGCACTGGTACCGGTGGAAGGCGGAGAATACATAAAAGAAGCAAAAATAGGACAGGCTGTTATGGATGCAGATATTTTTATCTCCCTTACTCATTTCAAGGGACATGAAGCGACAGGATTTGGTGGTGCGCTGAAAAATATCGGTATGGGATGTGGTTCCAGAGCTGGAAAAATGGAAATGCACAGTGATGGAAAGCCTTATGTAAACCAGGACAAATGTGTAGGATGTGGAGCTTGTACGAAGGTTTGTGCCCACACAGGGGTTACTGTTACAAATAAGAAAGCATCCATTGACCATAGTAAATGTGTAGGATGTGGAAGATGTATCGGAGTCTGTCCGAAGGATGCGGTACAGCCGGGCTCCAGCAGTTCTAATGATGTGCTGAATTACAAGATTGCAGAGTACAGCAAGGCAGTATGTGATGGAAGACCGCATTTTCATATTTCGATTATATGCGATGTGTCACCAAACTGCGATTGTCATGCAGAAAATGATATTCCGATTATTCCGGATGTAGGAATGTTTGCATCCTTTGATCCGGTAGCGTTGGATATGGCGTGTGCAGATGCTTGCAACCGTCAGCCTGTGATTGCAGGAAGTGTTTTGAGTGACAATAAAGAGAAGACCCATGATGAACATCATGATCATTTTCATGTGACCCATCCGGATACCAACTGGAAGTCCTGCGTGGAGCATGCAGAAAAAATTGGCCTTGGCAGCAGGGAATATGAACTGATTGAGATTTAG